In Hasllibacter sp. MH4015, the following proteins share a genomic window:
- a CDS encoding bifunctional 2',3'-cyclic-nucleotide 2'-phosphodiesterase/3'-nucleotidase, producing the protein MPILQQARGGWAKRIATSPLPFARSARSLTVNEKQIGANMTLPREIATERQISGDTKVELRVLATTDLHAHLLPFDYFTDRGSPVLGLARLSSLIASHRAAAANCLLFDNGDTFQGTPLADAALAEIVPRGDMHPMVSAMNGIGFDAATLGNHDFDFGIPYLTDTLAEARFPIVSANCENADGSDFVPRHVMLERDMVDKAGRKRTLRIGVTGCLPPQVAAWNKPHLDGALKFDDMMQTVQGQVSVLRGKGADLVIVLAHTGLGSHVAEHRAENAARAIASLDGVDAVIAGHTHRTFPGDDAAPGDGTPIVQPGAFGSHLGLIDLELTDSGADGWQVRTRACAAVPLGSGAAEVGAHGYFPDFPELVADMDRAHKATRAFVSRPLGQTAVPLETYFSTLAPCHATQVVAAAQFAAAAPLIRADETLSGRPILSAVSPFKAGGRAGPSHFTDIPPGPLMLRHAADLYIYPNMLSVLRIDANGIREWLERSASVYRQIDPNGPARQFLIDHDFAPYNFDRLAGLRYEIDVTQPPRTNAEGDVIFDTPGRIRNLRFADDRPVLPEDEALVITNSYRAAGGGHMHAAGAAEEVLSAPFAVRDAVATHMAEADQPLHPQVEPTWSLSPLGGVEVIFETGPGAAQHEDRIAALGLTGPNAPVDNATPGYDAYSLRL; encoded by the coding sequence ATGCCAATTTTACAACAAGCCCGCGGCGGTTGGGCAAAACGGATCGCGACGTCGCCCTTGCCCTTCGCCCGGAGCGCGCGAAGTCTAACGGTGAACGAAAAACAGATCGGGGCAAACATGACCCTCCCGAGGGAAATTGCAACCGAGCGGCAGATTTCGGGTGACACCAAAGTGGAATTGCGGGTTCTGGCCACAACGGACCTGCATGCGCATCTTTTGCCGTTCGATTATTTCACGGATCGCGGCAGTCCTGTTCTGGGGCTGGCGCGTTTGTCGAGCCTGATTGCCTCGCACCGTGCCGCCGCCGCGAATTGCCTTCTGTTCGACAATGGCGACACGTTTCAGGGCACACCGCTCGCCGACGCCGCACTGGCAGAGATCGTGCCGCGGGGCGACATGCATCCCATGGTATCGGCGATGAACGGGATCGGATTCGATGCGGCCACATTGGGAAACCACGATTTCGACTTCGGCATTCCGTACCTCACCGACACGCTGGCAGAGGCGCGGTTTCCGATCGTCTCCGCGAATTGCGAAAACGCGGACGGGTCCGATTTCGTGCCGCGGCACGTCATGCTCGAACGCGACATGGTGGACAAGGCAGGCCGCAAGCGGACGCTGCGGATTGGCGTGACGGGCTGCCTGCCGCCGCAGGTCGCGGCATGGAACAAGCCGCATCTCGATGGCGCGCTGAAATTCGACGACATGATGCAGACCGTCCAGGGGCAGGTGAGCGTCCTGCGTGGCAAGGGCGCCGATCTCGTCATCGTCCTTGCCCATACCGGGCTGGGCAGCCATGTCGCCGAACACCGCGCGGAAAATGCGGCCCGCGCGATCGCATCGCTGGACGGCGTGGATGCCGTCATCGCGGGCCACACGCACCGGACCTTCCCCGGCGACGACGCCGCCCCCGGCGATGGGACACCGATCGTACAACCGGGCGCTTTCGGCTCCCATCTTGGGCTGATCGACCTCGAACTGACGGATTCAGGCGCAGACGGCTGGCAGGTGCGGACACGGGCCTGCGCGGCCGTCCCGCTTGGCTCCGGTGCGGCTGAGGTGGGCGCGCACGGCTATTTCCCGGACTTCCCGGAACTGGTGGCCGATATGGACCGGGCCCACAAGGCAACGCGCGCCTTCGTTTCTCGTCCCCTGGGGCAGACCGCTGTGCCGCTTGAGACGTATTTCAGCACCCTTGCCCCGTGCCACGCAACGCAGGTCGTGGCCGCCGCCCAATTCGCCGCCGCCGCGCCGCTGATCCGCGCGGATGAAACCCTTTCCGGGCGCCCCATCCTGTCCGCCGTTTCTCCGTTCAAGGCGGGGGGCCGGGCCGGGCCGTCCCACTTCACCGATATCCCGCCGGGGCCGCTGATGCTGCGCCACGCGGCCGACCTCTATATCTATCCCAACATGCTCAGCGTCCTGCGGATCGACGCAAACGGCATCCGCGAGTGGCTGGAGCGCAGCGCGTCGGTCTATCGCCAGATCGACCCGAACGGACCGGCACGGCAATTCCTGATCGACCATGACTTCGCGCCATACAATTTCGACCGCCTCGCCGGTCTTCGGTACGAAATCGACGTAACACAGCCACCCCGCACCAATGCGGAAGGGGACGTGATCTTCGACACGCCGGGACGCATCCGCAACCTGCGATTTGCCGATGATCGCCCCGTATTGCCGGAGGACGAGGCGCTCGTGATTACCAATTCCTACCGCGCCGCAGGGGGCGGGCACATGCATGCCGCCGGCGCGGCGGAGGAGGTGCTGTCGGCCCCCTTCGCCGTCCGTGACGCCGTCGCGACCCACATGGCCGAGGCCGACCAACCCCTGCACCCGCAGGTGGAGCCGACATGGTCGCTGTCACCGCTGGGCGGGGTCGAGGTGATCTTCGAAACCGGACCCGGCGCGGCGCAGCACGAGGACCGGATCGCGGCCCTCGGGCTGACTGGGCCGAATGCGCCCGTCGACAATGCAACGCCGGGATACGACGCCTATAGTCTTCGTCTCTGA
- the nudC gene encoding NAD(+) diphosphatase gives MLHAETVTFGTSGLDRAAVLRRDGERLKAALAAGAPVLPLWQGKPMVVGTPDAGDIQLAFRKMGDAVLSKTDAEPVLLGLDETGDQPVFALDVSAWEPKNVDQAAINAFRDPSVQVHPAERLDGAGFRELRGLMTHMTRREAELAATARAVLGWHRTHLFCAKCGKPSQAAEAGWQRDCGSCGAKHFPRTDPVVIMLITHGDAVLVGRSPGWPEGMYSLLAGFVEPGETIEAAVRREVFEESGIRVGHVDYLSSQPWPFPASLMFGCRGEALSTEIEVDPEEIEDAKWVTRSQMLEVFAGNDPTMLPARTGAIAHFLLQHWLADTLD, from the coding sequence ATGTTGCACGCCGAGACAGTCACGTTCGGGACCTCTGGTCTCGACCGGGCCGCCGTCCTGCGCAGGGACGGGGAGCGTCTGAAGGCGGCCCTTGCCGCCGGGGCACCCGTTCTTCCGCTGTGGCAGGGCAAGCCGATGGTCGTCGGCACGCCGGACGCGGGCGACATTCAACTGGCGTTTCGGAAGATGGGGGATGCGGTCCTGTCGAAAACCGATGCGGAGCCGGTCTTGCTCGGCCTTGACGAAACCGGGGACCAGCCGGTCTTCGCGCTCGATGTGTCGGCGTGGGAGCCCAAGAACGTGGATCAAGCCGCGATCAACGCGTTTCGCGATCCATCCGTGCAGGTTCATCCGGCGGAACGGCTGGACGGTGCGGGCTTCCGGGAATTGCGCGGGCTGATGACCCACATGACCCGCAGGGAGGCGGAACTGGCCGCCACGGCGCGTGCCGTCCTCGGTTGGCACCGCACCCATCTTTTCTGCGCCAAGTGCGGCAAGCCATCCCAAGCGGCTGAGGCCGGGTGGCAGCGCGATTGCGGGTCGTGCGGGGCCAAGCATTTCCCGCGCACCGATCCCGTGGTCATCATGCTGATCACCCATGGCGATGCGGTGCTGGTTGGCCGTTCCCCCGGATGGCCCGAGGGTATGTATTCCCTGCTTGCCGGGTTCGTGGAGCCGGGTGAGACGATCGAAGCCGCCGTGCGCCGCGAAGTCTTCGAGGAATCGGGCATCCGCGTGGGTCATGTCGATTACCTCTCCAGCCAGCCCTGGCCGTTCCCCGCCTCGCTGATGTTCGGATGCCGGGGGGAAGCGCTCAGCACCGAGATCGAGGTCGACCCGGAAGAGATCGAGGATGCGAAATGGGTCACGCGGTCCCAGATGCTGGAGGTCTTTGCAGGCAATGATCCCACGATGTTACCGGCCCGAACCGGCGCCATCGCGCATTTCCTTCTGCAACACTGGCTGGCCGATACGCTGGATTGA
- a CDS encoding SRPBCC family protein, translated as MKFKVSEDVDAPASIVWTRFTDFSGIEAEATGRGAELSRVGNWSEPAIGRSWRGSVTVRGRVRPLASEITALDAPDRCVIATTIGGMEALYELTFLELRPDMTRVQVVLDLSANTLSARLALQTMKLARGRVMQRLQGYLARQGNLAEDDYRRSRA; from the coding sequence ATGAAATTCAAAGTCTCCGAAGATGTGGACGCACCGGCAAGTATCGTCTGGACACGGTTCACCGATTTCAGCGGGATCGAGGCTGAGGCCACGGGACGCGGTGCGGAACTGTCGCGCGTCGGCAATTGGTCGGAGCCCGCCATCGGACGGTCCTGGCGCGGGTCGGTGACGGTCCGGGGCCGTGTCCGCCCGCTTGCGTCGGAGATCACCGCGCTCGACGCGCCCGATCGCTGCGTGATTGCCACGACCATCGGCGGGATGGAGGCGCTTTACGAGCTGACCTTTCTGGAGCTTCGCCCCGACATGACCCGCGTTCAGGTGGTGCTTGACCTTTCGGCCAACACGCTGTCCGCCCGTCTGGCTCTGCAAACGATGAAACTTGCGCGTGGGCGCGTGATGCAGCGCCTGCAAGGATACCTGGCGCGGCAAGGCAATCTGGCCGAAGACGATTATCGCCGCTCACGGGCCTGA
- a CDS encoding Stf0 family sulfotransferase, translating to MPVQSYIICTTPRSGSTLLCKLLAATEQAGQPDSHFHTPSLDRWLDVYGLNETTFRDDRERLVAIFRAAHARGTGEGRIFGLRMQRKSFPFFMAQARHLQEGHLSDLEVLEAAFGATKIIHLSRADKVEQAVSLVIAEQSGLWHRAADGSELERLTPAAEPIYDRDRIKWAMADLTRQDAEWEDWFSSQGVAPLRLTYSALAHDPNAVLAEVLAELGLDPALADGVRPPVAKLADARNAEWCARYKRSGDTP from the coding sequence GTGCCCGTCCAATCCTACATCATCTGTACCACGCCGCGCAGCGGCAGCACGTTGCTTTGCAAATTGCTTGCGGCAACGGAACAGGCCGGACAGCCGGACTCGCATTTCCACACACCGTCCTTGGATCGGTGGCTGGACGTGTATGGCCTGAACGAGACGACGTTTCGCGACGACCGCGAGCGACTGGTCGCGATCTTCCGGGCCGCCCATGCGCGCGGGACGGGTGAAGGTCGCATCTTCGGGCTCCGCATGCAGCGCAAGAGCTTTCCGTTCTTCATGGCGCAGGCCCGGCACCTGCAAGAGGGACATCTCAGCGATTTGGAGGTACTGGAAGCCGCATTCGGGGCGACCAAAATCATCCATCTCAGCCGCGCCGACAAGGTAGAACAGGCCGTCTCCCTCGTGATCGCGGAGCAATCGGGGCTTTGGCATCGGGCGGCAGATGGATCGGAGTTGGAGCGTCTGACCCCAGCGGCGGAGCCGATCTATGACCGGGACCGGATCAAGTGGGCGATGGCCGATCTGACGCGACAGGATGCGGAGTGGGAGGATTGGTTTTCCTCACAAGGGGTTGCGCCTTTGCGGCTGACTTATAGCGCGCTGGCACATGATCCGAATGCCGTTCTGGCAGAAGTATTAGCGGAGCTGGGGCTTGATCCGGCCCTGGCCGATGGCGTCCGCCCTCCGGTCGCGAAACTCGCCGACGCCCGGAATGCGGAGTGGTGCGCCCGATACAAAAGGAGCGGAGACACACCCTAG
- a CDS encoding DMT family transporter, protein MATDQNPLRGIALKIASVCVFVTMASLIKATADTIPPGQAVFFRSLFAIPVILAWLLIQHDLAHGLETKNPMGHFWRGLVGTTAMGLGFAGLGLLPLPEVTAIGYAAPILVVVFAAMFLGEDVRIFRLSMVGLGMGGVLIVLSPRLNIDPATADTAQAFGAILVLMGAVCAALAQVFVRKLVQTERTAAIVFWFSITATGLSLLTLPWGWVWPSTGQFVMLIAAGLAGGVGQILLTSSYRFADASLIAPFEYTSMLLAIIVGYSVFGEVPTATMLGGAALIVVAGIMIIWRERQLGLQRGARRAGTPQP, encoded by the coding sequence ATGGCCACCGACCAGAACCCGCTGCGCGGCATCGCGCTGAAAATCGCTTCCGTTTGCGTATTCGTGACGATGGCATCGCTGATCAAGGCGACCGCGGACACGATCCCGCCGGGTCAGGCGGTGTTCTTCCGGTCGCTCTTCGCGATCCCCGTGATCTTGGCCTGGCTCCTGATCCAGCATGACCTTGCCCACGGGCTGGAGACGAAAAACCCGATGGGCCATTTCTGGCGCGGGCTGGTCGGCACGACGGCCATGGGCCTCGGTTTTGCCGGTCTGGGCCTTCTACCCCTGCCGGAGGTCACGGCCATCGGATACGCCGCCCCGATCCTCGTCGTTGTCTTCGCCGCGATGTTCCTGGGGGAAGACGTGCGCATCTTCCGCCTGTCCATGGTCGGCCTTGGCATGGGCGGTGTCCTGATCGTCCTGTCGCCCCGCCTGAATATCGACCCCGCAACCGCTGACACGGCCCAGGCATTCGGCGCGATCCTAGTCCTGATGGGGGCGGTCTGCGCCGCGCTTGCGCAGGTCTTCGTCCGAAAACTGGTCCAGACGGAGCGGACGGCGGCCATCGTCTTCTGGTTCTCCATCACGGCGACGGGGCTCAGCCTCCTGACGTTGCCTTGGGGCTGGGTCTGGCCGAGCACCGGGCAATTCGTGATGCTGATCGCGGCGGGGCTTGCCGGGGGTGTGGGGCAGATCCTTCTGACGTCCTCCTACCGGTTCGCCGATGCGTCCCTGATCGCGCCGTTCGAATACACCTCGATGCTGCTGGCGATCATCGTGGGCTATTCGGTGTTTGGTGAGGTGCCCACGGCGACCATGCTGGGGGGTGCTGCGCTGATCGTCGTGGCTGGGATCATGATCATTTGGCGCGAACGGCAACTGGGGTTGCAGCGGGGCGCAAGGCGGGCGGGTACGCCACAGCCCTAG
- a CDS encoding neutral zinc metallopeptidase, giving the protein MRLRNRRSSRNVIDRRRSGGRARGGGSGRAAGAGGLGLLAVVVIGYFLGVDLTPLLNNPGGVPQQQTQTRGTGPLSAEEQQAGEFASRVLATTEDVWAEVYPASFGAPYDPPTLVLFSGATQSGCGGAQAATGPFYCPADERAYLDTAFFAYMSRQLGAGGDFAAAYVIAHEVAHHVQNELGILAEANRIRASSSQTQSNRISVMLELQADCFSGVWASRLGDILEPGDLDEALNAARRIGDDYLQTRGGGVARPHTFTHGTSEQRARWFTIGYQTGDPNQCDTFAADRL; this is encoded by the coding sequence ATGCGCCTGCGCAACCGCCGTTCCAGCCGTAACGTGATCGACCGCCGCCGGTCCGGGGGCCGGGCGCGGGGCGGCGGCTCCGGGCGGGCCGCCGGGGCGGGTGGCCTCGGCCTGCTGGCGGTTGTCGTGATCGGCTATTTCCTTGGGGTGGATCTGACGCCGCTCCTGAACAATCCCGGCGGTGTTCCTCAGCAACAGACCCAGACACGCGGAACCGGTCCGCTGAGCGCGGAGGAACAACAGGCGGGGGAATTCGCATCCCGCGTTCTGGCCACGACGGAGGATGTCTGGGCCGAGGTTTATCCCGCTTCTTTCGGTGCGCCCTACGATCCGCCGACCCTCGTGCTGTTTTCCGGAGCGACGCAATCGGGTTGTGGCGGTGCGCAGGCCGCAACCGGCCCGTTCTACTGCCCCGCCGACGAACGCGCGTATCTCGACACCGCGTTCTTCGCCTACATGTCGCGGCAGCTTGGCGCGGGCGGGGATTTCGCCGCCGCCTATGTCATCGCCCATGAAGTCGCCCACCATGTCCAGAACGAGCTGGGTATTCTGGCAGAGGCCAACCGCATCCGAGCCTCATCCTCACAGACCCAATCCAACCGGATTTCCGTGATGCTTGAGCTTCAGGCCGACTGCTTCTCGGGCGTCTGGGCCAGCCGCCTCGGCGACATTCTGGAACCCGGCGATCTGGACGAGGCGTTGAATGCGGCGCGGCGGATCGGGGACGATTACCTGCAAACCCGCGGCGGCGGCGTTGCGCGTCCGCACACCTTCACCCACGGCACGTCCGAGCAGCGGGCGCGCTGGTTCACCATCGGCTACCAGACCGGTGATCCCAACCAATGCGATACCTTCGCGGCGGATCGGTTGTGA
- the rsgA gene encoding ribosome small subunit-dependent GTPase A, with amino-acid sequence MTTYSLADLGWSARHLSLLSPEEVADPHPARLTTIARDRAFALSASGPISLLTPSGLRTGDLVTGDWVLTDPDQTTITRLLDRDTLLSRRAAGEGRETQLIAANVDTLGIVTSCNADFNEARLERYLALAASAGCLPLIILTKADQCDDPGDFVRRAENLSPMVTAIALNAKAPDVVDTLRPWAGNGQTLALVGSSGVGKTTLSNALTGAAEATADIREDDAKGRHTTTSRGLARTIHGGWLIDTPGMRSLPLTDAADGIEAVFADIEALTQQCRFNDCAHATEPGCAVQTAVASGDLDPDRLKRFLKLMREDAINSEQVHESRARQKNLHKMYRSTQNAGRSRKGGT; translated from the coding sequence TTGACCACCTATTCCCTCGCCGACCTTGGATGGTCGGCCCGCCACCTTTCGCTCCTCTCGCCGGAGGAGGTTGCCGATCCGCATCCTGCGCGCCTGACCACGATCGCGCGCGACCGGGCCTTCGCGCTGTCCGCATCCGGCCCGATCAGCCTGCTTACCCCATCGGGCCTGCGCACCGGCGATCTTGTCACCGGTGACTGGGTCCTGACCGACCCGGATCAAACCACCATCACCCGCCTGCTCGACCGTGACACGTTGCTGAGCCGTCGCGCCGCCGGTGAAGGGCGGGAGACCCAGTTGATCGCCGCGAATGTCGACACGCTCGGCATCGTCACCTCGTGCAATGCCGACTTCAACGAGGCGCGGCTCGAACGCTACCTCGCCCTTGCCGCCAGCGCCGGATGCCTGCCACTCATCATCCTGACCAAGGCCGATCAATGCGACGATCCCGGCGATTTCGTGCGCCGGGCGGAGAATCTGTCGCCCATGGTGACGGCCATCGCGCTCAACGCCAAGGCGCCGGACGTTGTGGATACCCTGCGCCCGTGGGCCGGGAACGGGCAGACGCTGGCCCTCGTCGGGTCGTCCGGTGTCGGAAAGACGACCTTGTCCAATGCCCTGACCGGCGCGGCTGAGGCGACGGCGGACATCCGGGAGGATGACGCCAAGGGGCGGCACACGACAACGTCCCGCGGCCTAGCGCGGACCATCCACGGTGGCTGGTTGATCGACACGCCCGGGATGCGGTCCCTGCCGCTGACCGATGCGGCTGACGGGATCGAGGCGGTTTTTGCGGATATCGAGGCGTTGACGCAGCAATGCCGGTTCAACGATTGCGCCCACGCGACCGAGCCGGGATGCGCCGTTCAAACCGCGGTTGCGTCGGGCGATCTGGATCCGGACCGCCTGAAACGGTTCCTCAAGCTGATGCGGGAAGACGCGATCAACAGCGAACAGGTTCACGAATCCCGCGCCCGTCAGAAGAATCTGCACAAGATGTACCGCAGCACCCAGAATGCAGGCCGGTCGCGGAAGGGCGGAACATGA
- a CDS encoding DUF6404 family protein, protein MSDDYEARVTRALAELEASSIRRMNYAPPVFRLARAMGLRPRPPHYMSFWRAALILGPAFGLLWGLVMWLLSWRTQDLPVVVAILASLLAGVLFGLAMAAYYRWAGAEAKLSRWEEL, encoded by the coding sequence ATGTCGGACGATTACGAGGCCCGTGTCACGCGCGCCCTGGCGGAGCTTGAGGCCTCCTCCATCCGGCGGATGAACTATGCGCCACCTGTCTTCCGGCTGGCCCGCGCCATGGGCCTCAGGCCGCGTCCGCCCCATTACATGAGCTTCTGGCGTGCGGCCCTGATCCTTGGCCCGGCCTTCGGGTTGCTATGGGGTTTGGTGATGTGGCTGCTCAGTTGGCGCACGCAGGACCTTCCGGTCGTGGTCGCGATCCTTGCCTCGCTTCTGGCGGGTGTATTGTTCGGATTGGCCATGGCGGCCTATTACCGATGGGCCGGTGCGGAAGCCAAGCTGAGCCGTTGGGAGGAGCTTTAG
- a CDS encoding ankyrin repeat domain-containing protein — MNSVRPRTEGADLKHADFLHVIARERAFASWPHLKLSVEMQGMDRAERQQRLGVALKQGQQEVVQRMLQADPDLPRGNLALCCLLFLHDDVAAMIASDPALATRPAPVAPPLTVMAQSKALPLYPEREGAMLAIANLLLSHGADVNYGVPYESDPSHKLSTLYFAIGHAGNMALGEWLLDNGADPDDGETLYHATELGHHGGLRLMLAHNANPNGTNALLRAMDFHDVEAVRLLLDAGARVDDFNGAEVGGETPWVMPALHQAARRMSPPEMVRLLLDNGADPTRVHDGVSPYAYARIFGNAALATTLEARGHATPLSEVERLLADIADDRPVDGRYIDPAKMPKAARNIVREILHLPGKLDHIKRLVAAGAEYDHPDVEGLTPVQLAGWEGLPEVLAYFISLAPDLGHINGYGGNLFSTILHGAENNPERAHRDHLECLRLALDQGVALPRSAPDRVADPEIADFLRDWAKARPGQVVDGGPV, encoded by the coding sequence GTGAATTCAGTCCGCCCCCGGACCGAGGGGGCGGATCTGAAACACGCCGATTTCCTCCATGTCATCGCGCGCGAACGCGCCTTCGCGTCCTGGCCGCACCTGAAATTGTCCGTGGAAATGCAAGGCATGGACCGGGCGGAGCGGCAACAGCGCCTGGGCGTGGCGCTCAAGCAGGGCCAGCAGGAGGTTGTTCAGCGCATGTTGCAGGCCGACCCAGACCTGCCGCGCGGCAACCTCGCGCTTTGCTGCCTGTTGTTCCTGCACGACGATGTGGCCGCGATGATCGCCTCCGATCCCGCCCTTGCCACCCGGCCGGCACCCGTTGCCCCGCCCCTGACTGTCATGGCGCAGTCCAAGGCCCTCCCGCTCTATCCCGAGCGGGAGGGTGCGATGCTGGCCATCGCGAATCTCTTGCTAAGCCATGGGGCCGACGTGAATTACGGCGTTCCCTACGAAAGCGACCCGAGCCACAAGCTTTCCACCCTCTACTTTGCGATTGGCCATGCCGGGAACATGGCGCTGGGCGAATGGCTTCTGGACAATGGTGCCGATCCCGATGACGGAGAGACGCTGTATCACGCCACGGAACTTGGACACCACGGCGGCCTGCGCCTGATGCTGGCGCATAATGCGAACCCGAACGGAACCAATGCCCTGTTGCGGGCGATGGATTTCCACGATGTCGAAGCGGTGCGCCTGTTGTTGGATGCGGGCGCGCGGGTGGACGATTTCAACGGGGCGGAGGTCGGGGGTGAAACTCCTTGGGTGATGCCCGCGCTGCATCAGGCCGCCCGACGGATGAGCCCGCCCGAAATGGTGCGCCTGTTGCTGGACAACGGCGCCGACCCCACGCGCGTCCACGATGGCGTATCACCCTACGCCTATGCCCGGATCTTCGGAAACGCGGCGCTGGCCACCACGCTCGAAGCGCGGGGTCACGCCACGCCCCTGTCGGAGGTGGAGCGTCTTCTGGCCGATATCGCCGATGATCGACCCGTGGACGGCCGGTATATCGACCCGGCCAAGATGCCGAAGGCCGCGCGCAACATCGTGCGCGAGATCCTGCACCTGCCCGGAAAGCTCGACCATATAAAGCGCCTCGTCGCGGCGGGCGCGGAATATGACCACCCTGATGTGGAGGGCCTGACGCCCGTGCAATTGGCGGGGTGGGAGGGTCTGCCGGAGGTTCTGGCTTATTTCATCAGCCTCGCCCCGGATCTGGGGCATATCAACGGCTATGGCGGCAACCTGTTTTCCACGATTCTGCACGGGGCGGAAAACAATCCTGAACGGGCGCATCGCGACCATCTGGAATGCTTGCGCCTCGCGCTCGACCAGGGCGTTGCGCTGCCCAGATCAGCGCCCGACCGTGTGGCCGATCCGGAGATTGCGGATTTCCTGCGCGACTGGGCCAAGGCGCGGCCGGGACAGGTCGTGGATGGTGGGCCGGTGTAA
- a CDS encoding YidH family protein yields the protein MADRNDMAESRTDWAEDRTILANERTFAGWMRTGMASVAIAIGLKAVFGAFEPTWAAKALSSVFIAIACYIFYSARQQACATLRRMDEHEAEAKPTHSMTLIAVLLAAGSILTGAILWLL from the coding sequence ATGGCAGATCGCAACGACATGGCGGAATCCCGCACCGATTGGGCAGAGGATCGCACGATCCTGGCCAATGAACGCACATTCGCGGGGTGGATGCGCACCGGCATGGCGTCCGTCGCCATCGCCATCGGCCTGAAAGCCGTCTTCGGCGCGTTCGAACCGACATGGGCCGCCAAAGCCCTGTCGAGCGTCTTCATCGCGATTGCGTGCTACATCTTCTACTCCGCCCGCCAACAGGCCTGCGCCACGCTGCGCCGGATGGATGAGCACGAGGCGGAGGCCAAGCCGACCCATTCCATGACCCTGATCGCGGTGCTTCTGGCGGCGGGCTCGATCCTGACGGGCGCCATCCTGTGGCTCCTCTAA